A part of Paraburkholderia largidicola genomic DNA contains:
- a CDS encoding DUF1254 domain-containing protein, with protein MIKNRREKFPFQLACAALAGIAFLTGCASTPIVAPKPTGWIKDEVADSYVFAYPLVLMGAARDAAVGTGPGQAPVNTLRHASALPPVGAHNPPTPGIDTLDSTAWLDVGDEPVIVALPTSAGRYMDARALDMWTNVLWSAEQQGASRVSGIKAQTVAFAKPDWKGDLPKGVKRIDAPTRNIWLDVRIQSNGGRDLTAVRKLQRGIRVVPLSVYTGDASAASVAPRTMPADASVSGTPAEQVAALDAKGFFDRVARLLPDNPPSPADPHALKFLADLGVKPDEAVELPKSASDAIAGGLADGRVRVATPPTNMLTANGWSWFGDGVGNYGPDYALRAYASYAQPGIGTKDDEVRGNVTLDSDGHALNGANRYVMHFEPNQVPPVRGFWSITAYSKDGALGDSTPSRASVGDKTGVRRNRDGSIDVTVSSAKPRKASNWLPAPRGDFQLVLRLYAPKSEASDGSWQPPAVVRQ; from the coding sequence ATGATAAAAAATCGCCGAGAAAAGTTTCCGTTTCAACTCGCCTGCGCGGCGCTCGCGGGCATCGCATTTCTCACCGGGTGCGCGTCGACTCCCATCGTGGCGCCCAAACCCACTGGCTGGATCAAGGACGAAGTCGCCGACTCCTACGTATTCGCCTATCCGCTCGTGCTGATGGGCGCGGCGCGCGACGCCGCCGTGGGCACGGGCCCCGGCCAGGCGCCCGTCAATACCCTGCGTCACGCATCGGCGCTGCCGCCCGTCGGCGCGCACAATCCGCCGACGCCCGGCATCGACACGCTCGATTCGACCGCGTGGCTCGACGTCGGCGACGAACCCGTGATCGTGGCGCTGCCCACCTCGGCGGGCCGCTATATGGATGCGCGCGCGCTCGACATGTGGACCAACGTGCTGTGGTCGGCGGAACAGCAGGGCGCCTCGCGCGTGTCGGGCATCAAGGCGCAGACGGTGGCGTTCGCGAAGCCCGACTGGAAGGGCGATCTGCCCAAGGGCGTCAAGCGTATCGACGCACCCACGCGCAATATCTGGCTAGACGTGCGCATCCAGTCGAACGGCGGACGTGACCTGACGGCCGTGCGCAAGCTGCAGCGCGGCATTCGCGTGGTGCCGCTGTCCGTCTATACAGGCGATGCATCGGCGGCGTCCGTTGCGCCGCGCACCATGCCCGCCGACGCCAGCGTCTCGGGCACGCCCGCCGAGCAGGTCGCCGCACTCGACGCGAAAGGCTTCTTCGACCGCGTCGCGCGGCTGCTGCCCGACAACCCGCCGTCGCCCGCCGATCCGCACGCGCTCAAGTTTCTCGCCGACCTTGGCGTGAAGCCGGACGAAGCCGTCGAATTGCCCAAGTCGGCCAGCGACGCGATCGCAGGCGGTCTCGCGGACGGCCGTGTGCGCGTCGCGACGCCGCCCACCAACATGTTGACGGCCAATGGCTGGAGCTGGTTCGGCGACGGCGTCGGCAACTACGGTCCCGACTACGCACTGCGCGCGTATGCGTCGTACGCGCAGCCGGGCATCGGAACCAAGGACGACGAAGTGCGCGGCAACGTCACGCTCGACAGCGACGGCCACGCGTTGAACGGCGCCAACCGCTACGTGATGCACTTCGAGCCGAACCAGGTGCCGCCCGTGCGCGGCTTCTGGTCGATCACCGCGTACTCGAAGGACGGCGCGCTCGGCGACAGCACGCCGTCACGCGCGTCCGTCGGCGACAAGACGGGCGTGCGTCGCAACCGCGACGGCTCGATCGACGTGACCGTGTCGTCGGCCAAACCGCGCAAGGCGTCGAACTGGCTGCCCGCGCCGCGCGGCGATTTCCAGCTTGTACTGCGTCTCTACGCGCCGAAGTCCGAAGCCAGCGACGGCAGCTGGCAGCCGCCCGCCGTCGTGCGTCAATAA
- a CDS encoding DUF748 domain-containing protein: MASPTKASLASSFQTVREVAQGRRARRIVLILFAVLVLFGLLGFFAAPPLIRHIAEQQLSKQLDRPASIGRIALNPYTLNFEADRVHIGDRGGKGDFVDIERLIVRTSWSSIFRLAPIVDEVHLDSPRFTIVRYDAQRFNFSDLIEKFSKQPSKPDSKPAQFSISNIRIENGKITFDDRLLGVTHIVDEWRLGIPFIATLPSKTDIFVEPLLRARIDGSPLAIDGRTKPFAASRESEVSLRFDGLDVPKLLSYSPTKLPITVQAGKLSSDLKVSFVITGDAPTLRITGTTDLADIDVLDEHKAPFFAARSLHVAAQTLEPLKNVYRFDDIHLDAPTVHLARDKSGVLSVQRTFAPAPAPTPAKAASAPAAASGASGAEAEAAKAAPPLDLQIKQFELSNGTVEVQDAAASRPVSAGLNNLAVALADFSTLGKTPARYTLRTNVKNQPQSALAVSGNLSLAAKTADAKIDLKAAQLPVMQPYLDTVTAAKVLDGTLSVQSNLTANWSKEPVDLQIGESQIDLQSLKLATGNVKQPVISIADGKAGIRRVDLAARKAELDTVNVTGLSVDAQRLKDGTIDLAALAGPPQEQVHERTVLHAAKKATQEGPAWHYSISELNLKDGAATFTDNTTPRPVKLAVKPLQLKVQKISDDLSRALPVELQATVNGKGTLGVKGDVTATPLKLAMKIDANRLDAAAFEPYFGSKLNATIASALLNASGDVTLAQGDKSKDMRATYRGDAALVDVRMIDKATSDPFAGWRSLALTGIKVNYDERGTDVDAAKVTFANFYGRVLLDAQGKLNLKDVVAHETGAPQSLTRDQSGKGKEPIPLGMPAASEAQAAVPASAASGANTSVTAATPPQSPVRLHFGQLVLQNGRVTYTDNFIKPNYTANLIAIQGTVGAFGTESKQSAPVDVSAKLAANGPITIRGSVNPLIAKPALDLTATAHGIELTNLTPYSAKYAGYPITKGKLNVDLHYQLANDQLTANNHIFIDQLTFGDHVDNDTATKLPVKLAISLLKNSRGEIDVDIPVSGSLSNPEFSIGGLIWHAVLNLLQKAVTAPFSLLAHAFGGGSGEELGYVEFDPGSAVLSDASQKKLDMIVKALSDKPSIRLDIIGRVDPAVDQPALRTAYVDRLVRQQKLKDVVGNGESVDPMTIKVDASEYDKYLTKAYKDSDFKKPRNIVGLTKTLPDDDMKTALAEHAPITDASLRDLAQRRAQAVQQYFEGKIDNSRVFIVAPKLDASGIDDKGATTRVDFGLK; encoded by the coding sequence ATGGCAAGCCCGACCAAAGCATCACTCGCTTCATCCTTTCAGACTGTCCGCGAAGTCGCGCAAGGACGGCGCGCAAGACGCATCGTTCTCATCCTGTTCGCCGTGCTGGTCCTGTTCGGACTGCTCGGCTTTTTCGCCGCGCCACCGCTGATCCGGCATATCGCCGAACAGCAGTTGAGCAAGCAACTGGACCGGCCGGCCAGCATCGGGCGCATCGCCCTCAATCCCTATACGCTCAATTTCGAAGCCGACCGCGTGCATATCGGCGACCGGGGCGGGAAGGGCGATTTCGTCGATATCGAACGGCTGATCGTGCGGACGTCGTGGAGTTCGATTTTCCGGCTCGCGCCCATCGTCGATGAAGTGCATCTCGATTCGCCGCGCTTTACGATCGTTCGCTACGACGCGCAGCGTTTCAATTTCAGCGACCTGATCGAGAAGTTCTCGAAGCAGCCGTCCAAGCCCGACAGCAAGCCGGCGCAGTTCTCGATCTCCAATATCCGGATAGAAAACGGCAAGATCACGTTCGACGACCGGCTGCTCGGCGTGACCCATATCGTCGATGAATGGCGCCTCGGCATTCCGTTCATCGCCACCTTGCCGTCGAAGACCGATATCTTCGTCGAACCGTTGCTGCGCGCGCGCATCGACGGCAGTCCGCTTGCCATCGACGGGCGCACGAAGCCGTTCGCGGCGTCGCGCGAATCGGAAGTGTCGCTGCGCTTCGACGGGCTCGACGTGCCGAAGCTGCTGTCGTATTCGCCCACGAAACTGCCCATCACGGTGCAGGCGGGCAAGCTGTCGAGCGACCTGAAAGTGAGCTTCGTCATCACGGGCGACGCGCCGACGCTGCGCATCACGGGCACGACGGATCTCGCCGACATCGACGTACTCGACGAGCACAAAGCGCCATTTTTCGCCGCGCGCTCGCTGCATGTGGCCGCGCAGACGCTGGAGCCGCTGAAGAACGTCTATCGTTTCGACGACATCCATCTCGACGCGCCGACCGTGCATCTCGCCCGCGACAAGAGCGGCGTGCTGAGCGTGCAGCGTACCTTCGCGCCGGCGCCCGCGCCCACGCCTGCCAAAGCGGCAAGCGCGCCCGCGGCCGCATCCGGCGCAAGCGGCGCCGAGGCCGAAGCAGCAAAGGCCGCGCCGCCGCTCGATCTGCAGATCAAGCAGTTCGAACTGTCGAACGGCACCGTCGAAGTCCAGGACGCGGCGGCGTCGCGGCCCGTCTCGGCGGGGCTGAACAATCTCGCGGTGGCGCTGGCGGACTTCTCGACGCTCGGCAAGACGCCCGCGCGCTACACGCTCAGGACCAACGTCAAGAACCAGCCGCAGAGCGCGCTTGCCGTTTCGGGCAACCTGTCGCTCGCCGCGAAGACGGCTGACGCGAAGATCGACCTGAAGGCGGCGCAGTTGCCCGTGATGCAGCCGTATCTCGACACGGTGACGGCGGCAAAGGTGCTCGACGGCACCTTGAGCGTGCAATCGAACCTGACGGCCAACTGGTCGAAGGAACCCGTCGATCTGCAGATCGGCGAAAGCCAGATCGATCTGCAATCGTTGAAGCTGGCAACAGGGAACGTGAAGCAGCCGGTGATTTCGATCGCGGACGGCAAGGCGGGTATCAGGCGCGTCGATCTGGCCGCGCGCAAGGCGGAACTCGACACGGTCAACGTGACGGGCCTGTCCGTTGACGCGCAGCGCCTGAAAGACGGCACGATCGACCTGGCCGCGCTCGCTGGCCCGCCGCAGGAGCAGGTGCACGAGCGCACCGTGCTCCACGCGGCGAAGAAGGCGACACAGGAAGGGCCGGCGTGGCACTACAGCATCAGCGAGCTGAACCTGAAGGATGGCGCGGCGACCTTCACCGACAACACGACCCCGCGCCCCGTCAAACTCGCCGTGAAGCCGCTGCAACTGAAAGTGCAGAAGATCAGCGACGACCTGAGCCGCGCATTGCCTGTCGAGCTGCAGGCCACTGTCAACGGCAAGGGCACGCTCGGCGTGAAGGGCGACGTGACGGCGACGCCGCTCAAGCTCGCCATGAAGATCGACGCGAACCGGCTGGATGCCGCCGCGTTCGAGCCGTACTTCGGCAGCAAGCTGAATGCGACGATCGCGAGCGCGCTGCTGAATGCAAGCGGCGACGTGACGCTCGCGCAGGGTGACAAGTCGAAGGACATGCGCGCGACGTACCGCGGCGACGCAGCGCTCGTCGACGTGCGCATGATCGACAAGGCGACCTCGGACCCGTTTGCCGGATGGCGCTCGCTGGCGCTGACGGGCATCAAGGTCAATTACGACGAGCGCGGCACGGACGTCGATGCTGCCAAGGTCACGTTTGCCAACTTCTACGGCCGCGTGCTGCTCGACGCGCAAGGCAAGTTGAATCTGAAAGACGTGGTCGCGCACGAAACGGGCGCGCCGCAGTCGCTCACGCGCGATCAGAGCGGCAAGGGCAAGGAGCCGATTCCGCTCGGCATGCCTGCCGCTTCGGAAGCACAAGCGGCCGTGCCGGCCTCCGCCGCGTCCGGCGCGAACACGTCGGTGACGGCGGCCACGCCGCCGCAAAGCCCGGTGCGCCTGCATTTCGGCCAGCTCGTGCTGCAGAACGGCCGCGTCACTTACACCGACAACTTCATCAAGCCGAACTACACGGCTAACCTGATCGCGATTCAGGGCACGGTCGGCGCGTTCGGCACGGAATCGAAGCAGTCGGCGCCCGTCGACGTGTCCGCGAAGCTCGCCGCCAACGGCCCGATCACGATCCGCGGCTCGGTGAATCCGCTGATCGCCAAGCCGGCGCTCGATCTGACGGCAACCGCGCACGGCATCGAGCTGACCAACCTGACGCCGTACTCGGCGAAGTACGCGGGCTATCCGATCACGAAGGGCAAGCTGAACGTCGATCTGCACTACCAGCTCGCCAACGACCAGCTCACGGCAAACAACCACATCTTCATCGATCAGCTCACGTTCGGCGATCACGTCGACAACGATACGGCGACCAAACTGCCCGTGAAGCTCGCCATTTCGCTGCTGAAGAACTCGCGCGGTGAGATCGACGTCGATATTCCCGTGTCGGGCTCGCTGTCGAATCCGGAGTTCAGCATCGGCGGCTTGATCTGGCACGCGGTGCTGAATCTGCTGCAGAAGGCCGTCACGGCGCCGTTCTCGCTGCTCGCGCATGCGTTCGGCGGCGGCAGCGGCGAGGAACTCGGCTACGTCGAATTCGATCCGGGCTCTGCCGTGCTGTCCGACGCGTCGCAGAAGAAGCTCGACATGATCGTGAAGGCGCTGTCCGACAAGCCTTCGATCCGCCTCGACATCATCGGCCGCGTCGATCCTGCCGTCGATCAGCCGGCGCTGCGCACCGCTTACGTCGATCGCCTCGTGCGTCAGCAGAAGCTCAAGGACGTCGTCGGCAATGGCGAAAGCGTCGACCCGATGACGATCAAGGTGGACGCCAGCGAATACGACAAGTATCTGACCAAGGCCTACAAGGATTCGGACTTCAAGAAGCCGCGCAATATCGTCGGCCTGACGAAGACGCTGCCCGACGACGACATGAAGACCGCACTCGCCGAGCATGCGCCCATCACCGATGCGAGCCTGCGCGATCTCGCGCAGCGCCGCGCGCAGGCGGTGCAGCAGTACTTCGAAGGCAAGATCGACAACAGCCGCGTTTTCATCGTGGCGCCGAAGCTCGACGCGTCGGGTATCGACGACAAGGGCGCGACGACGCGGGTGGATTTTGGCTTGAAGTAA
- a CDS encoding peptidoglycan DD-metalloendopeptidase family protein, with protein MNLFKPCRQLTPGLLIASVALALAGCASSPWGDLFSDSPTMRPPVLDAPAPVAAGFYRVNPGDTLASVANAFGRDPAQLARWNRLPNDYPVSVGQVLRVAPGPASASEPAQTGAPESKTATGNVAPPAVPSQQTRFIWPASGSVTSNAAEGRSKAIHINGTAGETIRAASTGRVIYAGSEIKAYGLLVIVKHDKRFVSAYGNNAKLLVKEGDVVRQGQPIAEMGAADDPHPYLIFELRDGTKAVDPQSYLPKRTG; from the coding sequence ATGAACCTCTTCAAACCGTGCCGCCAGCTGACGCCTGGGCTTCTGATCGCGAGCGTCGCATTGGCGCTCGCCGGTTGTGCAAGCTCGCCCTGGGGCGACCTCTTTTCCGACTCGCCAACGATGCGCCCGCCCGTGCTCGATGCACCTGCGCCTGTCGCGGCGGGTTTCTATCGCGTGAATCCGGGCGATACGCTGGCGAGCGTCGCGAATGCGTTCGGGCGTGATCCCGCGCAACTCGCCCGCTGGAACCGCCTTCCTAACGACTACCCGGTGAGCGTCGGTCAGGTGCTGCGCGTGGCGCCTGGTCCCGCGTCGGCGTCGGAGCCTGCGCAAACGGGTGCCCCGGAATCGAAGACTGCAACCGGCAATGTCGCACCACCTGCTGTGCCTTCGCAGCAGACGCGCTTCATCTGGCCCGCCTCGGGGTCCGTGACGTCGAATGCCGCGGAAGGGCGGTCGAAGGCGATTCATATCAACGGCACAGCCGGCGAGACGATCCGGGCGGCGAGCACTGGCCGCGTGATCTACGCAGGCTCCGAGATCAAGGCGTACGGCCTGCTCGTCATCGTCAAGCACGACAAGCGTTTCGTGAGCGCATACGGCAACAACGCGAAGCTGCTCGTCAAGGAAGGCGACGTGGTCAGGCAGGGGCAGCCGATCGCCGAAATGGGCGCTGCCGACGATCCCCATCCATACCTGATCTTCGAACTGCGCGACGGCACCAAGGCCGTCGATCCCCAAAGTTACTTGCCGAAACGTACGGGCTAA
- a CDS encoding septal ring lytic transglycosylase RlpA family protein, whose protein sequence is MKKNPLLRRLGASVSFFLLASALPASASAAAGKHKPVDPKPRPKAKNAQHGARTEPSHDSQRNVHDDSKSRVNRAAHAVHLAHAASTKGHTSRFRQLGLASWYGRGFHGRRTANGEHYDMYAMTAAHRTLPLGSYVRVTSLASSKSVVVRINDRGPYARGRVIDLSYLAASALGMHRAGVAKVAIERVEKPEMERIAHRPMHLMTNG, encoded by the coding sequence TTGAAAAAGAATCCGCTGCTACGACGCCTGGGCGCGTCCGTTTCGTTCTTCCTGCTGGCGAGCGCGTTGCCCGCGTCGGCATCGGCGGCTGCCGGGAAGCATAAGCCCGTCGATCCGAAGCCGCGTCCCAAGGCGAAGAACGCGCAGCACGGCGCGCGAACGGAGCCGAGTCACGATTCGCAGCGCAACGTACACGACGATTCAAAGAGCCGCGTCAATCGCGCGGCGCATGCCGTGCATCTGGCTCATGCCGCGAGCACGAAAGGGCACACGTCGCGCTTCAGGCAACTGGGGCTTGCGTCGTGGTACGGCCGCGGCTTTCACGGTCGCCGCACGGCGAATGGCGAGCACTACGATATGTACGCGATGACGGCCGCGCATCGGACGCTGCCGCTTGGGTCGTATGTGCGCGTGACGTCGCTGGCGAGTTCGAAATCGGTGGTGGTGCGCATCAATGATCGCGGGCCGTATGCGCGTGGCCGCGTGATCGATCTGTCGTATCTCGCCGCATCGGCGCTCGGCATGCATCGCGCGGGCGTGGCGAAGGTGGCGATCGAGCGGGTGGAGAAGCCCGAAATGGAGCGCATCGCGCATCGCCCGATGCATCTGATGACGAACGGTTAG
- a CDS encoding PLP-dependent aminotransferase family protein, with protein MDTVILSDWLAARLDRTAGEPVYRQVLGLMQQAILTGQLLPGAKLPSSRTLASDLGIARNTVLHVYDQLTAEGYVLSTTGSGTYVADTRPDTAAVNARKAPPAASGSISAISGMVPGANLAQPAAPAPGSLSTRGARLIRQAGVSARQWGAFMPGVPDVAEFPARTWSRLQAKLWKEANPDLLTYAPGGGYRPLRRALSDYLRVARSVKCTPDQIIITTGIHQSIDLAVRLLTDVGDRAWVEEPCYWGARSVLQSSGLTLAPVPVDEEGLNPRESDLQTPPRIALVTPSHQYPLGMVMSLARRRTLLEYARQHGVWIIEDDYDSEFRYGSRPLASLQGLDDAGQVIYVGSLGKMLFPGLRIGYMIAPEHLVDTFRTGVAELYREGQLMQQAVLTEFIMDGYLTSHVRRMRALYGERRQILIDAITARFGDALPVMGDEAGLHLVLGLPDDANDREVTAASYDAGVIVRPLAAYYNSETPARRGLLLGYACVPNDRIGPAFDTLANVIERTALKTKAAPTRAA; from the coding sequence TTGGATACGGTGATCCTGTCTGACTGGCTCGCCGCGCGGCTCGACCGGACGGCTGGCGAACCCGTCTATCGGCAAGTGCTCGGGCTGATGCAGCAGGCCATTCTGACGGGACAGTTGCTGCCCGGCGCCAAGCTGCCCAGCTCGCGCACGCTCGCGTCGGATCTCGGCATCGCGCGCAATACCGTGTTGCATGTCTACGATCAACTCACGGCGGAAGGCTATGTGTTATCGACCACGGGCAGCGGCACCTATGTCGCCGACACGCGGCCGGACACGGCCGCCGTCAACGCGCGCAAGGCGCCACCCGCCGCGAGTGGCTCTATCAGCGCAATCAGCGGCATGGTGCCAGGCGCGAACCTCGCGCAGCCCGCTGCACCCGCACCCGGCAGCCTGTCCACGCGCGGCGCGCGACTGATCCGCCAGGCGGGCGTGTCGGCGCGGCAGTGGGGCGCGTTCATGCCAGGCGTGCCGGATGTCGCGGAGTTTCCGGCGCGCACATGGAGCCGCCTGCAAGCCAAGCTCTGGAAAGAAGCGAATCCCGATCTGCTGACGTATGCGCCGGGCGGTGGCTATCGTCCGCTACGGCGTGCGTTGTCGGACTATCTGCGCGTCGCGCGCTCGGTGAAGTGCACGCCCGACCAGATCATCATCACGACGGGCATTCATCAGTCGATCGATCTCGCCGTGCGGTTGCTCACGGACGTCGGCGACCGCGCGTGGGTCGAGGAGCCGTGCTATTGGGGCGCGCGCAGCGTGCTGCAGTCATCGGGGCTGACGCTGGCGCCCGTGCCCGTCGATGAAGAAGGCCTGAACCCACGCGAATCCGATTTGCAGACGCCGCCGCGCATCGCGCTCGTCACGCCGTCGCATCAGTATCCGCTCGGCATGGTAATGAGCCTTGCGCGCCGCCGCACGCTGCTCGAATACGCGCGCCAGCATGGCGTGTGGATCATCGAGGACGACTACGACAGCGAGTTCCGATACGGCAGCCGCCCGCTCGCGTCGCTGCAAGGGCTCGACGACGCGGGCCAGGTCATCTACGTGGGCAGCTTGGGGAAGATGCTGTTTCCGGGTTTGCGGATCGGCTACATGATCGCGCCGGAACATCTCGTCGATACGTTTCGCACGGGCGTGGCCGAGTTGTATCGCGAAGGACAACTGATGCAGCAGGCCGTGCTGACCGAGTTCATCATGGACGGCTATCTGACTTCGCACGTGCGGCGCATGCGCGCGTTGTACGGCGAGCGCCGCCAGATTCTGATCGACGCGATCACCGCGCGCTTCGGCGACGCGCTGCCCGTGATGGGCGACGAAGCGGGCCTGCATCTGGTGCTCGGCCTGCCCGACGACGCGAACGACCGCGAGGTCACAGCCGCTTCGTACGATGCGGGCGTGATCGTGCGGCCGCTCGCGGCGTACTACAACAGCGAAACGCCGGCGCGGCGCGGCTTGCTGCTCGGCTACGCGTGCGTGCCGAACGATCGGATCGGGCCGGCGTTCGATACGCTTGCGAACGTGATCGAAAGGACTGCGTTGAAAACCAAGGCCGCGCCGACGCGGGCGGCTTAG
- a CDS encoding ABC transporter ATP-binding protein, with protein MKTEDVIVSFRGVRKTYDGETLVVKQLDLDIYQGEFLTLLGPSGSGKTTCLMMLAGFEFPTGGEIWLDGQLLNNVPPHKRNIGMVFQNYALFPHLTVEQNVAYPLTVRKLPADERAHKVNNALKMVRMEGFAKRYPAQLSGGQQQRIALARALVFEPKLVLMDEPLGALDKQLREHMQYELKSLHEKLGVTFVYVTHDQGEALTMSDRVAVFDKGIVQQLDTVNSLYEAPCNEFVANFIGDSNRLRGTIANVDGDYCEFHLIDGTRLVGRNIGGAKAGAQGVACIRPERMKLAPGAVSGAKPGANAVAGEARGLIYFGDHVRMRCGLPQQDECFVKVPLGTEALDGFAPGAPVALEFAPEHLRVFA; from the coding sequence ATGAAAACCGAAGACGTAATCGTCAGCTTTCGGGGTGTGCGCAAGACCTATGACGGCGAAACGCTCGTCGTCAAGCAACTTGATCTGGACATCTATCAAGGCGAATTTCTGACGCTGCTCGGGCCGTCCGGCTCCGGCAAGACGACCTGCCTGATGATGCTCGCTGGCTTCGAGTTTCCGACGGGCGGCGAGATCTGGCTCGACGGACAACTGCTCAACAACGTGCCGCCGCACAAGCGCAATATCGGCATGGTGTTTCAGAACTACGCGCTGTTTCCGCATCTCACGGTGGAGCAGAACGTCGCGTATCCGCTGACGGTGCGCAAACTGCCCGCCGACGAACGCGCGCACAAGGTCAACAACGCGCTCAAGATGGTGCGCATGGAAGGCTTTGCGAAGCGTTATCCGGCGCAACTGTCGGGTGGCCAGCAGCAGCGCATCGCGCTGGCGCGTGCGCTGGTATTCGAACCCAAACTCGTGCTGATGGACGAGCCGCTCGGCGCGCTCGACAAGCAGTTGCGCGAGCACATGCAATACGAACTCAAATCGTTGCACGAGAAGCTCGGCGTCACCTTCGTCTACGTGACGCACGATCAGGGCGAAGCGCTGACCATGTCCGACCGCGTCGCCGTGTTCGACAAAGGCATCGTGCAGCAACTCGATACCGTCAATAGCCTCTATGAGGCGCCATGCAACGAGTTCGTCGCGAACTTCATCGGCGACAGCAACCGGCTGCGCGGCACGATCGCGAATGTCGATGGCGACTACTGCGAGTTTCACCTGATCGACGGCACGCGCCTGGTCGGGCGGAATATCGGTGGCGCGAAGGCGGGCGCGCAAGGCGTCGCGTGCATCCGGCCGGAGCGCATGAAGCTTGCACCGGGCGCAGTGAGCGGAGCAAAGCCGGGCGCGAATGCGGTGGCGGGCGAAGCGCGCGGGCTGATCTATTTCGGCGATCACGTGCGCATGCGCTGCGGTTTGCCGCAACAGGACGAGTGCTTCGTGAAGGTGCCGCTCGGCACGGAAGCACTCGACGGTTTCGCGCCGGGCGCACCCGTCGCGCTCGAATTCGCGCCGGAGCATCTGCGCGTGTTCGCGTGA
- a CDS encoding ABC transporter substrate-binding protein: MKKIVQSRCAVAVGAVVLALGALAQANAAELTVVNFGGANGDAQKAAFNQPFESQSGSKVTAVEYNGEQAKVKAMVEAKHVNWDVVEVESGDLGRGCDEGLYEKLDWSKLGKKSDLIPEAPQTCGVGIFVWSTAMAYNADKLKTAPASWADFWDTKKFPGKRGMRKGARYNLEFALMADGVAPKDVYKVLGTKEGQDRAFKKLDELKPNIQWWEAGAQPPQFLVAGDVVMSTAYNGRIDAAQKEGKNLKVVWNGSIYDLDYWAMPKGTPNKALAEKYIAYTISSKPQQEYAKHIAYGPVNEAAIKSLDAKTLANLPNSPANGKNAVLQNLTFWTDHGDELEQRFSSWASK; this comes from the coding sequence ATGAAGAAGATCGTGCAATCGCGCTGTGCCGTGGCTGTCGGCGCTGTCGTCCTCGCGCTCGGCGCCCTTGCTCAGGCGAACGCGGCGGAACTGACGGTCGTGAACTTCGGCGGCGCGAATGGCGACGCGCAGAAGGCCGCATTCAACCAGCCGTTCGAATCACAAAGCGGCTCGAAAGTGACGGCTGTCGAATACAACGGCGAGCAGGCCAAAGTGAAGGCGATGGTCGAAGCCAAGCATGTGAACTGGGACGTCGTCGAAGTCGAATCGGGTGACCTCGGCCGCGGCTGCGACGAAGGCCTGTATGAAAAGCTCGACTGGTCGAAGCTCGGCAAGAAGTCGGATCTGATTCCCGAAGCGCCGCAAACGTGCGGTGTCGGTATCTTCGTGTGGTCGACGGCGATGGCGTACAACGCCGACAAGCTGAAGACGGCGCCCGCGAGCTGGGCCGACTTCTGGGACACGAAGAAATTCCCGGGCAAGCGCGGCATGCGCAAGGGCGCGCGCTACAACCTGGAATTCGCGCTGATGGCGGACGGCGTCGCGCCGAAGGACGTCTACAAGGTGCTCGGCACGAAGGAAGGCCAGGACCGCGCGTTCAAGAAGCTCGACGAGCTGAAGCCGAATATCCAGTGGTGGGAAGCGGGCGCGCAGCCGCCGCAGTTCCTCGTCGCAGGCGACGTGGTGATGTCGACGGCGTATAACGGACGTATCGATGCCGCGCAGAAAGAAGGCAAGAACCTGAAGGTGGTCTGGAACGGCAGCATCTACGACCTCGACTACTGGGCGATGCCGAAGGGCACGCCGAACAAGGCGCTGGCCGAGAAGTACATCGCGTACACGATCTCGTCGAAGCCGCAGCAGGAATACGCGAAGCACATCGCGTATGGCCCGGTGAATGAAGCGGCGATCAAGTCGCTCGACGCGAAGACGCTCGCCAATCTGCCGAACTCGCCCGCCAACGGCAAGAACGCCGTGCTGCAGAACCTGACGTTCTGGACCGATCACGGCGACGAACTGGAGCAACGCTTCTCATCGTGGGCGTCGAAGTAA